The genomic stretch atctgaccgtgcacaacggtcaatagcattcctgtcatttttaacttgctgaccaatagaaacatcgcattaaCTTATTCAGTCacgtgaacagaaaacaaaggattgtgcaccgtTGTTTTCAAAGGTAATGTTTGCCTGCTTTCATAACCAGGCTCGTCTACTGACTATAATTTGGCGTTGCATGCGTAGTCTAGTACCTATCGCATATGCGCTCTCAGTAATCACTCTTCGAGCATAATTTTAGCGCAAGCACTGTACGAGTCCCAATAAGTCGAGTCCCAATAAATTCAATTATTAATCAAATccagaaaaaaaggtaaagttcTGGTACCATTAAAAAATCCAACAAGCAGGGTCAGGTGTTCAAAGCTGGTTTCATATAAcctagggttagtgcgaaatttcaACTCTGATACTGAGgcctaaaaaaacaaattcagtttGATTCTTTTCGTCCACAATTCGATGATTAGATGCGCTAAGGAAAAAAGACCTTTTTACAGTTGTTGTGGGCTTATTACCTTAGCCTTCGAttgaatgtgaggctgaggttgacatTGTTTTAGATCAATTTGGGTTTCTGgtaaactgcccacctaccccatGGTCAATACGGtaaactccagcctcgtttccatctATAACTGTTTAACGGCCCATAAAAATTTTCCGAGTAAATACTTTTGAACCACAGGAAAAGAAACTCGGATTAAGATTTAGCCACGGGTCAGCGCTAATCgtccttcgaacaactgggcccttcTTGGGTACCTTGACTGGCACGCCAACAGAGCGTTGAATCCACCTTTAATAAGGGTGTCGTCGTCTCTGCCGTGGCCCGTTACTTCATGGTCGTCACGGCTGCTTAGCTTAGGCACCTTTCATCAATTTTGATCTAAACCTTAAAaggttttgtaaaaaaacaaccCCACATAAACTTCGTTATTTAGCAGAGTATACTAACAGAGTAGAAATGTTTGACACTTTAACAACAGTAACAGGAAAGGTCGCTTCCGTTGGTTAATTAATTCGAAACTGAGGACAGGCTTTTATTGCCAAAAAGGACTTTTTGAAATGATTTAGACGATCTCTTGGAAatgaaacaaagacaaaaaaaataaaaaataaaaataaaataataataataataataataataataataataataataataataataataataataataataataataaataaagaaaaaaagttgaatatattatatttatttttttctagaaaggtATTTCAGTCTCCTTCATACCTAGTAGGGATATTCCAAACAATAGTCAAATCACGGCTTTAAAGCTCTTTTTAGAGTTTCGCGACTACGTGTCCTGTAACTGCTAATCCGCGATGAAATTCACCTAGATTTTAAGCTGGCCATACAATCATAAACTGAGCAAGATGCATGCTTCGAAAATATCAATCAAAAGCTTTTATGACCACTAGCAATTCAAGACACTAAGAATTTACTGCAGCCAATTGAAATCATtgaatgatttaaaaaaaaaggaacaaataaaattgtctattttATCCCTTAAAATGCAGCCTATTTGGCTCTCATAATCAGGTGAATACAGTCCAACTACGTGGACGTGGGCTTAAGGGAAACTTAACGAGCAGGTTCGCGTAACAAGTATTTTGCTCTGTTTTTGTTCATATTGTGCTCAAATAGTTCCACAAGACGCTGAATCGGACTTGCGCGGCTAAATTGTGTTTTACTTGCAGTCTTTGGGTTATCTTTGTATCGCTGTTATCTTTATTGCGGCGCTGTACAGTGTAGATTATCCCTAGTCTACTAAAAAGCCAGAGTATTAGGGAACGGACCACTACGACCCGTCCGATTGGCTTCCGAGAACCGTTGTTTCAGCCTATTTCTACACATTCATATTTTGCAAATACTCCTCTAGTACACAAGAAACGATGAGTAAAATCCTTGTTGTACTTCCGCAGCTTAAGTTTTGTCCAGTCCAGCAAGTTTCCATTCATTTCCAGTTTTTTTATGAAGCAAAAGTAACAATACAgtacttaatttaaaaaatgtttgacTTTTGGGAATTTGCGCAAACAAGCATAATTGATTCAGGTGTAACTCAGTGAAATTAATACAGTTTCCTAAGAGTAATTAGATTGACCAGTgtaaatagcaatcatcttgcTGATTACTTATTTCGTTGtgttctgtttttttgtgttgttgttattgttttcggTTGAATTGTGCCGCGACTCATGTTACGTTTTGTGAGAGTTCGTATTCATCTGTCCTTTTTTCAAGTTATCTCCTCGATCCAAACACAACAAAGAGAacggaaagaagaagaagaagaagaacaaaaaaaactcgTTTGCTTTTCatcttaatttcaaaacaaaaaaagatatttaCAGAGGATTACATTTCGTTTAAATATATAATCAGCTGCTTCTTAAAATGGAAGtctttattaaaatgaaaacctTGATATCGTTACAAAAATATGTTTCTAAGATTTTTGACTAATAAAGCTTATTTTGATAAAACGACAAAAACAtgatatttttaattaaaataaggCCATTTTAAGGAAATGCACATTCTGTAAGTGAACGGGAAAAGGACAAGATGAAAATATCTTAATTTGTTAAATTCAATGTACAAAATCCATGAAAAAGTCGAAGTTCTATGAGACAAAAAGTGCTCAATGATGTAAGTGTCGACACTTTGGTGGAGATTTAACCTAGGTGAACATTATAATGTAGGTGTCGTTTTAATTAGCATTTATGCAATTTGTATAATATTCTTGAATGTAGCTTCGTAGgtgaaatattatttaataCTTTTGCCGTGCGGTTTAACTTTGATGTTCAGAAAGCTCTTATTCCCGTCATTGAAATGGAGGTCAAAACCTTAGCCCTTCTTATTACAAAAACgatttttgtaattattgtgatGCTTTTATCAATCATTGGAAATTCTCTTGTGTTAGCCGTTGTGCGTCGAAATCCACGTCTTCGAACCATCACAAACGCGTACGTCATTAATCTGGCAATTGCTGATATCCTTATGGCTCTCTTCTGTATGCCTTTGACGGTAATCTCTCTGATAACTGTTCAGTGGTCCCTGGGAGAGTTCATGTGCAAGTTCCAAGCCATCCTTGGAGTATCAATGTCTTTTCTCTCCTTGCAAATAATGACTTTGATGGCTGTGAATCGATACTTTCGAATTGTTCACCCAAGGAAATTTCCATCCATATTTACCAAGCGGTCTACAATAGTGATGATATGCACAATATGGATTTTCGGACTTTGTTTTGGTGAAATATATGTTTGGGCGGGCGGCGGAGAGATAGCCTACATCACTAAAGCAGGGACCTGTTTCCCACGTTTCATCCCACTGGCTGTCGCCATAATCGGCTACGTTGTTCCTTCAGGTCTGATGGTTTtgtgttattttctagtttatAGAGTTGTGCGCAAACACTCTATGACAGTAACATGTTCGCTGCAGCGCGGGAACCTGCAGTCTGCAGGCCCAAGCTGCGAAGAACTCAGGACCACTAAAATACTCTTTGTTGTCATGCTTGGATTCATTCTCTGCTGGGTTCCAACGCAAGTCATTGGTATACTTCTTGGTAAATTAATGAAGACTCTCCCACCCGAGTATCCAACGATCTGTTTTACCCTAATCTACCTCTCATCTGCGATTAATCCTATAATTTACGGAGTCATGAATCATAAATTTCGAAAAGAGTTCAAGAACTTACTTTTGTCTCTCAAGGATGGGGTGGCAAGAATGTGCCCTATTTCACTGAGAAGATGGTTCAAAACGAGTACGGAAAACCATGGCAATCAAGAGCTTTTGGTTTTAAGAGCTATTTGTGTGAGCCCCTTGCCTCCTTCTTGCCAATTGCAAAATACAGATGGTCAACTATCGAAAAACTCCATATGGCGAAGATTTAGAAACAAACAGTACAAGATGCAAGAGAGTGTTgcatgatgttgatgatgaaaATTGATTATGACACATTTCTATCAGCGTTTTTAAGGTGGCTGACGATTTTGCAATTCAAGGACATCATTTTCCCCTTTAGTTCACGAGAGGCAGCTTGAAATTATTCTAGTAGTGGTCGCTTTTACGTTAAGTCAAAACACAAactctgaaaaaataaatttaacgaCAATAAAGCTATAACTAATGCAGAAAAGAGCTTGCATTCTGTTGGTTCGTCCACAATAAACCTTTGATTCCCTGCTAACATCTAAAGAGAGAATGATGCTACCGTCAGTAATATTAtccattttcctttgtttggtcttgtctttttttcttttctttttttttcacttacttacttacttacttacttacttttaCTTACTAACTCTCCCTTAATTACTTTTTCTAACAACATACGGCAGTAACAAACCATTCAGAATATTATTTTAAGCTAAAAGACTCCgaacaaaactaaacaaacgGAACAAACAAAAAGACCCCTCGAGAgaatttttgttaaaacaaCTCAAAgaattgtaataaaaaagacTGAGGGCcccttcatatgagcccggttgaccgggctggcccggtttccgagatctcgcctcacccctaaatcctttgtaaaattttcgatgtgttcatatgagagggcgggctggctcggttcccgagatctcggtaagcgggctggaaattttgccatatgaacacttcatcccggttaccgggatgaacggcgggatgaattctggcggtccggatgacatcgtcttgcattgcctgctgtattttccacatcagaagcatcccatttaactgcagtgaaACAGCTTTAAGAGTTACCGACGCTAAGATAGGCCCGAAAGTTAAATTTTTTGTGTTTCGCTATGTTTGCTTTCTTTCCTAaatttggcgccagaactcgtccccaggatctttgaccttttctcatctcggaaaccgggctgaaatttctcatatgaacccaaggcaaaattcatcccggtaatcgagccagcccggtcaaccgggctcatatgaagaggccctgaGTTCATTTACACGAGGATCAACAAGAGCGCTAGTTAAGCAATGAgctgttaaaattttatttctttaatgatTTGATTCTTTTTTCCTCGTTTTCCTCCTCTCGATTGTTTCTGATGAAATGTTGTCACGGGCACGCCAGAATTAAATTGAAAGAGGTATAttatcgaaaaaaaaatggacataaTCAACTGAAGGTTTGTTTTGCAAACCGAAATATAaaattcaccattttatttattttttttgctttctttcttcattttttctgtCACTCTTCCttccgtaaggatcagtttaccgTTTTTTTATTGCCACCTTGTACTCGGCTTGACTCCTGGCCTCTTTACTCAACATGGCTGTTGTGGGTGCATGGATTCAAACACCCAAAGAACACGCTTGCAATGCACGCTAGTTGGGGAGTGGTCACTCGAcatgacaaaattaattgttaGTTTCAACTGACCCCTTTTAATTGAGTTTTTGCCATTACACGTTAGAAGTTGGCCAAATAAAAAGCCTGCGATGCACTTCTGaagatgatgaaaaaaaaaaatgcatttaaagCCGCTACGGAGGACTCTAGTGACAAATTCAGTAGTTGCCATATTGACCGCTATTTCATATTTCATTTacatttcattaaaattttagatttccgTTATGTCGAAAGAGACAGTTTTCTACCCCCAGTTTGAGTTCTCAAATATATTtcaattaaacatttttaaacttCTGTACTTAGCTCAAAAATAGTTTTAGAACTCATGTCGTTTATCACGCAATGTCCATGGCGAACTACGCCAccaatttttttgcaaactagcTGTGTGGTGCTGTTTCTAAGCCATAAAATGAAAGCTATTTAAAACAGTCCTGTAAAGGAGCTCTCTAATCCTCTTTTTTTCACTGAGAATCAAAAGTCGAAAATAGGGTGATAACTCCAGTACCGCAGTACTGAGCGTGCGTGCTTGCACATTTTTAGTTACAGTCATTAGGAGTGTATATTAGCTATCCGTTGACATAACACAAAAACCCACAAATTTAGGCCACTTAGCAATATCACAGATATACATGATCATAgcggaaatattttgaaacttgCAATATTACTTCTAGTAGTAAACAGACTTTCCGGCAAAAACGGCCAGAAATTGGCTCTGTCAGTTAATCATCTTCAATTCAAGCAACTGTAGATTTCCCCTGCTTCCCTACATGGCCATAGATAATATATTCTACTTTCACTAACGATGTCAATAGCAATATGATGTTGATGCAGTGACAGGTGGCAAACGGTTCAACCAATGGTTTTCAAATAATGAGTAAACCTATAAAAAACGGAGCTTACTTTGCGGTTCTCTCCTTTAGTAGtactttaaagtaaaaaaagagGCACACTTAACCAGCAATTGTAGTGTATGACAACAACagcaaataaacaaactaaGTCATCCGAGCTTGAATCCTCTTCCCAGTCGTAGATGCAGAAAAGCAGGTTGgcaaaatattcacaaaatgtTGAATAAATTTTCGGTTAAATTTGGTACCTTTTCAGCTTAGGTATATTGCAACAAAAAGACTATTCTATTGCACAAGTAATTCGAATTTATGCCTCAATAACATACAGTTATTGCTTAGGCGATGACTAGGTGTAACTTCCACAGAGATAATTATTGAAAAAGAGTATTATATTTCACTGAGATAATGCACCAAGCATGTATTTTTAAAGCAATATCAGATCTCACTTTGatcgaatttcaaaactgcACATTCAAACAGATTGGTTAAATTCGGCTTGGCACCAACAGCATGAATAAGCTGCAACTCTTTCGACTCCATGTTCTCTCGCTTTCGGCATTATGGCTTTGCAAGAACTTCGCAAGAGTGCATGGAAATACAGGTGAGATGCCAATTAAATTAGGTCAACATTTTCCAGCGAGAAACTTTCGAAACTAGATTGCTCATTGTCGATTTCTGTTGATTCCCATAGCAGAATCGTTGATTCGCGGCAAAGTCTCGTTTCAGTATGCCAGCAAAGacagaattttttatttctctgaTGGAGGGTGGGGGAAGGAATCTTTAATCTAAACGAGCATTCTTTGCATCGTGGATGGATACGCCCTCAGTTAGATGCGCggcattttgttttttcgcTACCTTTctagcttttaaaaaagaacagTAAACGAATGTCCATTGACACCACTGCTAGAAATAGCGTCTTAAAATAAGGTAGCTTTCCAAGTTGAAAGGCGATACATTCAACTTTACTGATTTTCGAGGGTTCTTCCCTGTTAATTAAGCTCAGTGTGTCTTTTGTTTATCTAAAATTATTGTGGTGGCCAACTCGAAAGCAAATGCTACTATGGCCACCACACAAATTCAATATACCGATAACTCTATCGATCGTGTAATCCTATATTAAAAGAACTGAAGTGGTCACCTATAAGAAAACAGCTATATCTTAGAAAGCTATCCTGGTCTTCAAATGTGTAATCGGTATAGCCCTAAGGTACTTAAGACGATCTAGTCAACGCTAAACTAGGAGTTTTCAGATACTGGATATTCCGCACAT from Porites lutea chromosome 1, jaPorLute2.1, whole genome shotgun sequence encodes the following:
- the LOC140942590 gene encoding melatonin receptor type 1A-like gives rise to the protein MEVKTLALLITKTIFVIIVMLLSIIGNSLVLAVVRRNPRLRTITNAYVINLAIADILMALFCMPLTVISLITVQWSLGEFMCKFQAILGVSMSFLSLQIMTLMAVNRYFRIVHPRKFPSIFTKRSTIVMICTIWIFGLCFGEIYVWAGGGEIAYITKAGTCFPRFIPLAVAIIGYVVPSGLMVLCYFLVYRVVRKHSMTVTCSLQRGNLQSAGPSCEELRTTKILFVVMLGFILCWVPTQVIGILLGKLMKTLPPEYPTICFTLIYLSSAINPIIYGVMNHKFRKEFKNLLLSLKDGVARMCPISLRRWFKTSTENHGNQELLVLRAICVSPLPPSCQLQNTDGQLSKNSIWRRFRNKQYKMQESVA